In Notolabrus celidotus isolate fNotCel1 chromosome 10, fNotCel1.pri, whole genome shotgun sequence, one DNA window encodes the following:
- the LOC117819918 gene encoding bromodomain adjacent to zinc finger domain protein 2B isoform X4: MEFGERLVSPSLAPPSFHMASSSASSSPAPPKTPSTKSSPTPGPAGSSPLTTCGQLPRIKGEKHFNLPPYSNDSPLVIHPAFGPFTSNSGRSEFGGLGSLGLSALAAHSQFGAIPDWWRPSEAHTRGAAAAFFPPLMGLHPLFASTFKGHDPVPLQSCASGNSAVNTSSFSTKGHKEKTKANRTQKSSLDLSQPQQKTIQKTKEKKPIKRPLETSSMSGSQSGSLSDSSSDGEESSSDPDDMEDDEEDNDEDEEDQSIDSEDSDSEVESGVKRKVQRLTQNTSESKKKGSRSAEENTTHDSHRDIVPSTLYQPHSSSHPAAQPQSTALFLQSSRTAEDNSQQHISVIQTTGVAAGNSPQGKSSRVASSNPSSLSNSPKYLPPSMSPKHSAVSSSPKPLALCSPSKPLSLCTSPKPLALSSSPKQPTMLASQEPRHKSRFLMPSPKHNKKVNGIMESSGNSPDERLSLLNSFKLKQPLHSKNPVRQASSLPPKSHDRYKSSASSSGDKPWSDPLRSHLLSLQHSNDTNLFLSGPLNGLNHNAVQEAPLALITKPRSQSSSSPARKPLLAASSPPYPMPINLSTGTKEMSGSSSSSLKSSASSVLAHRSRKTKTTKSLKAGSSLSKTSPTCPPVDSVQGSESDIHSSKDSDDSLGDDCDDDDDDDDDEGDETEDGDSGSSLSESESNLESDSDSDEIKKRNGTEADSDLDRTPLKLAKAPSFTSQSSSSLDLSANSSLLNLPIIKPPSLPSSLLNTTITMTSSGALSNHTTLSPPFTFSALPGSGKRRRVTDERVLRLPLEFGWQRETRIRTVGGRLQGEVAYFAPCGKKLRQYPDVMKYLLRNGITEISRDNFSFSTKIKVGDFYETREGPEGLQWFQLTEDEITPRIIAMDGRRSRSTKSEHQPMGDVTAALQWQTHPVNIGENNLHNVSDAKLLRKLEAQEIARQAAQIKMMRKLEKQAVAQAAKQAKKQQAIMAAEERRKKREQMKILKQQEKIKRIQQIRMEKELRAQHILETKRKKKEEAENAKILEAAKRNKEKEIRRLHAVIMKHQERERRRQHMMLMKAVEARKKAEEKERLKKEKKDEKRLNKERKLELRRLELEKAKELKKPNEDMCLADHKPLPELSRIPGLVLPGGTLSNCLTVLQFLRSFGKVLRLDINLNTLSLSVLQEGLLNIGDSMGKVQDLLVSMLSAAVCDPGIPAGHKSKTTLGDHVTNVGINRHNVSEILQIYMEAHCEQTELTALSLSLRTKAFQAHSPSQKASLLAFLVNELCCSKAVISEIDKNIDHMTNLRKDKWAVEGKLRKLRRIHAKKTGKRDSCVGGEDRQAFVIPTARNKSKRKEGDSEEEEDEDDDSEDQGDDDDEEEEESGGKKGKKAEICEEEDDSVHSASMEELEKQIEKTYKQQSQIRQKLFDSSHSLRSMTIGQDRYKRRYWILPQCGGIFVEGMESCEGYEEVQKEKKRQQSAQGIRIKEEHLEDAKKPVVFSPALSTDSETSTPESQQDKESLNLFLQKPGSFSKLSKLLEVAKMAHDSDIDPLSSHKNHFSTTSHPSHPSPQTAIAQQGLIDKTDTSALKSRHESIFHEDQLCKVLTEKSNQWFSLLPRSPCDESSVTSGSSPAGASSPLQTNGNKSPLSSDPVATDSSSVPAGINNMQSSALQHLKPGVHQSRPTLCDMSSASTTPSLPFSVTAVPPMLDVSSQHEEGNVNRVFFPENNNKSQTPEPSSDKPACGSLPAAEGAKTQDYPSPQPIHEEMLRGWWMVSDMDKLHSLMKALHSRGIREKALQKQIQKHMEYMTQLCASSKDVIDVAHLEKQEVSEETVESWCVEEQAMEVDISLLQQVEELERKVVSANLQIKGWMPPEPQSESEELVYHENKPFSSSPVLERNRRRETSQEELPGNVVRRANNPLDIAVIRLEELESNIERSSEEAAAPGMRLWHKAISEVRSSAQLSLCIQQLQKTITWERSIMKVYCQLCQRGDNEELLLLCDGCDNGCHTYCHKPRITTVPDGNWYCPACVEKQSAVCAVTLESGQSPRSRRHQSRTAGGGKKGSEVKRNSKPSVVEELIREEAASSNGVPKKGTKEFKKRKGDDSPHGSQSGHESPVSCAKKAKTAQDEKAYGLEMCRELLSELESHLDAWPFLKPVNHKSVPGYRKVIKKPMDFSTIREKLTNNQYLNLEGFIVDVNLVFENCEKFNEDDSQIGQAGHSMRRFFDKRWTELLQ, encoded by the exons ATGGAGTTTGGAGAGCGGCTGGTCTCCCCGTCACTGGCACCACCCTCCTTTCACATGGCCTCCTCCTCAGCCAGCTCCTCCCCTGCTCCACCCAAAACACCCTCCACCAAGAGCAGCCCGACCCCCGGCCCTGCAGGCAGCTCCCCTCTGACCACCTGTG GCCAGCTGCCCAGGATAAAGGGGGAGAAACATTTCAATCTGCCTCCCTACTCCAATGATTCTCCTTTGGTCATCCATCCAGCTTTTGGTCCTTTCACATCAAACTCAGGACGCTCTGAGTTTGGAGGCCTGGGAAGTCTTGGATTGTCTGCCCTGGCTGCTCACTCACAGTTTGGTGCAATTCCAG ACTGGTGGCGACCCTCTGAGGCACACaccagaggagcagcagcagccttcTTCCCTCCTCTTATGGGTCTTCATCCTTTGTTTGCATCAACCTTCAAGGGCCATGATCCAGTACCCTTGCAGTCATGTGCCTCAG GGAACTCTGCTGTGAACACTAGTTCATTTTCAACAAAGGGACACAAGGAGAAAACTAAAGCCAACAGGACTCAAAAGAGCAGCCTGGACCTGAGTCAACCGCAACAGAAGACcattcagaaaacaaaagaaaag AAACCCATTAAAAGACCACTAGAGACCTCCAGCATGAGTGGCAGCCAATCTGGATCACTGTCAGACAGCTCCAGTGACGGTGAGGAGAGCAGCAGTGATCCTGATGACATggaggatgatgaggaagacaatgatgaagatgaggaggatcAGAGCATTGACAGTGAGGACTCGGATTCGGAAGTGGAAAGTGGAGTGAAAAGGAAAGTCCAG CGGCTGACACAGAACACTTCAGAGAGTAAAAAGAAGGGATCTCGCTCTGCCGAGGAAAACACAACCCATGACAGTCACCGTGACATTGTCCCTTCGACTTTGTACCAACCCCACTCTTCTTCTCACCCTGCTGCACAGCCACAGTCAACAGCACTGTTCCTCCAGAGTTCCAGGACCGCAGAGGACAACAGCCAACAGCACATCAGTGTCATCCAGACCACAGGGGTGGCAGCTGGAAACAGTCCTCAAGGAAAGTCCAGCAGAGTGGCGTCCTCCAATCCAAGCTCCTTGTCTAACTCACCAAAATACTTACCTCCTTCCATGTCACCAAAGCACAGcgctgtctcctcctctcccaaacctcttgctctctgctctccttctaAACCTCTCTCACTGTGCACCTCGCCCAAACCTCTGGCCCTGTCCTCTTCACCCAAACAGCCAACAATGTTAGCTTCACAAGAGCCCCGGCACAAATCCAGGTTCTTGATGCCCtctccaaaacacaacaaaaaggtGAATGGCATAATGGAGAGCAGTGGCAACTCTCCTGATGAAAGATTGTCGCTCCTCAACAGCTTTAAATTGAAACAG ccCCTCCATTCCAAGAACCCTGTGAGGCAAGCTTCTTCTCTGCCACCTAAGAGCCACGACCGGTATAAAAGCTCAGCATCCTCTTCCGGTGATAAGCCATGGTCCGATCCGTTGAGGAGTCATTTACTGTCCCTCCAACACAGCAACGACAcaaatctgttcctgagtggcCCCCTTAATGGACTGAACCACAACGCAGTTCAGGAAGCCCCCTTGGCCCTCATCACTAAACCCCGCagccagagcagcagcagccccgCTAGAAAGCCACTCCTAGCAGCCTCAAGCCCTCCATATCCAATGCCCATCAACTTAAGTACCGGCACCAAGGAAATGTCAGGcagctcttcttcctctcttaaaTCTTCTGCCTCATCAGTACTGGCTCACAGATCAAGGAAGACCAAGACTACCAAGTCTTTGAAAGCAGGGTCGAGTCTCTCTAAGACGagcccaacctgtccacctgtAGACTCGGTGCAAGGCAGTGAGTCTGATATCCACAGCAGCAAAGACTCGGATGATTCTTTAGGAGATGACTGCGAtgacgacgatgatgatgatgatgatgaaggcgATGAAACTGAGGATGGAGATTCTGGCAGTAGCCTGTCAG AGTCAGAGAGCAATCTGGAGAGCgactctgactctgatgaaATAAAGAAGCGCAATGGGACGGAAGCAGACAGCGACTTGGACAGGACTCCTCTGAAACTTGCTAAAGCCCCTTCGTTTACATCCCAGTCTTCTTCCTCCTTGGATCTTTCAGCTAACTCCTCACTGCTTAACCTGCCAATCATCAAGCCTCCCAGTTTACCAAGTAGCCTGCTTAACACAACCATTACAATGACAAGCTCAGGGGCGCTGAGTAACCACACCACCTTATCGCCTCCCTTCACATTTTCTGCACTGCCAG GAtcggggaagaggaggagagtgacGGATGAGAGAGTTCTGCGGTTGCCTCTTGAATTTGG GTGGCAGAGAGAGACCAGAATCAGGACTGTGGGGGGTCGTCTACAAGGAGAGGTAGCTTACTTTGCTCCGTGTGGGAAGAAGCTGCGTCAGTATCCTGATGTGATGAAG TACTTGCTAAGGAATGGAATAACTGAAATCTCACGAGATAACTTCAGTTTCAGTACGAAAATCAAAGTTGGTGACTTCTATGAAACTAGAGAGGGACCAGAG GGTTTACAGTGGTTTCAGCTGACAGAGGACGAAATCACTCCCAGGATCATAGCCATGGATGGGAGGCGCAGCCGTTCCACAAAGTCCGAGCACCAGccgatgggtgatgtcactgcagCTCTACAATGGCAGACTCATCCTGTTAACATCGGGGAAAATAACTTACACAACGTCAGTGATGCCAAGCTGCTGCGCAAACTGGAGGCTCAAG AGATAGCTCGACAAGCTGCTCAGATCAAAATGATGAGGAAACTCGAGAAGCAGGCCGTGGCACAAGCAGCAAAACAGGCAAAAAAGCAACAAG CTATAATGGCTGCAGAGGAGAGgcggaaaaagagggagcagatGAAGATCCTTAAACAGCAA GAGAAGATCAAGCGCATTCAGCAAATTCGTATGGAGAAAGAACTCCGAGCACAGCACATTCTCGAG acaaaaagaaagaagaaagaagaagcagaaaatgCCAAAATCTTGGAGGCCgcaaagagaaacaaa GAGAAGGAGATAAGAAGATTGCACGCTGTCATAATGAAGCACCAG GAGAGGGAAAGACGCAGGCAGCACATGATGCTCATGAAGGCTGTGGAGGCCCGCAAGAAGGCAGAG GAGAAGGAGCgtctgaagaaagagaagaaggatgAGAAACGGTTAAATAAGGAGAGGAAGCTGGAGCTCAGACGACTGGAACTGGAGAAAGCAAAGGAGCTGAAAAAGCCAAATGAAGACATGTGTTTAGCAGATCATAAG CCACTTCCAGAGCTGTCCCGGATCCCCGGTCTGGTCTTACCAGGAGGTACTCTCTCCAATTGCCTGACGGTGCTGCAGTTTTTGCGCAGCTTTGGAAAGGTCCTGAGGTTAGACATAAACCTGAACACGCTCAGCCTTAGTGTCCTTCAAGAGGGCTTGCTCAACATTGGGGACAGCATGGGCAAGGTGCAGGACCTGCTGGTGAGCATGCTCTCTGCGGCTGTGTGTGATCCTGGCATACCTGCAGGTCACAAG AGCAAGACCACTTTGGGGGACCATGTGACTAATGTGGGTATCAATAGACACAATGTGTCTGAGATCCTGCAGATATATATGGAGGCTCATTGTGAGCAGACGGAGCTGACTGCCCTGTCCCTCAGCCTCAGGACCAAAGCTTTTCAGGCCCACAGTCCGTCACAGAAAGCCTCTCTGCTCGCCTTCCTGGTTAACGAGCTCTGCTGCAGTAAAGCTGTGATCAG CGAGATCGACAAAAACATAGATCACATGACCAACCTGAGGAAGGATAAGTGGGCCGTGGAGGGGAAGCTTCGCAA ACTGAGGAGAATCCATGCCAAGAAGACAGGGAAGAGAGACAGCTGTGTTGGGGGAGAGGATAGGCAAGCCTTTGTTATACCGACTGCaaggaacaaatcaaagaggaaagaaggggacagtgaggaagaagaggatgaagacgaTGACAGCGAAGACCAAGGAGACGATgacgatgaggaggaggaagaatcagggggaaagaaaggaaaaaaagcagagatttgtgaggaggag GACGACAGTGTTCACTCAGCCAgcatggaggagctggagaaacAGATAGAGAAAACgtacaag cAACAGAGTCAAATCAGACAGAAGTTATTTGACTCCTCTCACTCACTGCGCTCCATGACGATTGGACAGGACCGCTACAAGAGACGTTACTGGATCCTACCACAGTGTGGCGGCATCTTTGTGGAAGGCATGGAGAGCTGTGAAG GTTACGAAGAGGtgcagaaggagaagaaaaggcagcaaTCTGCTCAGGGGATCAGGATTAAAGAAGAGCACCTTGAAGACGCAAAGAAGCCTGTGGTTTTCAGCCCAGCACTGAGCACCGACAGTGAAACGTCTACACCTGAGAGCCAGCAGGACAAAGAGAGTCTCAATCTCTTTCTTCAAAAACCCGGCTCCTTCTCTAAACTCAGCAAACTCCTGGAAGTCGCCAAAATGGCTCATGATTCAGACATCGATCCTCTCAGCAGTCATAAAAATCACTTTAGCACTACATCTCATCCATCACATCCCAGTCCTCAGACAGCTATCGCTCAGCAGGGACTGATAGATAAAACAGACACTTCAGCGCTCAAAAGTAGACACGAGTCGATCTTTCATGAAGACCAGCTCTGCAAGGTACTGACGGAGAAGAGCAACCAGTGGTTTAGCCTGTTGCCTCGCTCTCCTTGTGACGAGTCCTCTGTGACGTCTGGCTCCAGTCCTGCAGGCGCGTCCTCTCCTCTACAGACAAACGGCAACAAATCACCCCTCTCTTCGGATCCTGTAGCTACAGACAGCTCAAGTGTTCCTGCTGGGATCAATAACATGCAGTCATCTGCCCTTCAG CACCTGAAGCCAGGCGTTCATCAAAGCAGACCAACACTGTGTGACATGTCAAGCGCCTCAACGACTCCCAGCCTGCCCTTCTCTGTTACTGCTGTACCCCCCATGCTGGATGTGTCCTCCCAGCATGAAGAGGGTAATGTGAACAGGGTCTTCTTCccggaaaacaacaacaagagccAGACCCCAGAGCCCTCCAGTGACAAGCCAGCTTGTGGTTCACTCCCCGCTGCGGAGGGGGCCAAGACCCAGGACTACCCCAGTCCTCAACCGATCCACGAGG AGATGCTGCGTGGCTGGTGGATGGTGTCAGACATGGACAAACTGCACAGCCTGATGAAGGCCCTTCACAGCCGGGGCATCAGAGAGAAGGCCTTACAGAAACAGATACAGAAACATATGGAGTATATGACCCAGCTCTGTGCCAGCAGCAAAGATG TGATTGATGTGGCACATTTGGAGAAGCAGGAGGTGAGTGAGGAGACAGTGGAGAGTTGGTGTGTTGAAGAGCAGGCCATGGAGGTGGACatcagcttgttgcagcagGTCGAAGAGCTGGAGAGAAAAGTGGTCTCTGCCAACCTGCAGATCAAG GGCTGGATGCCTCCGGAGCCGCAGTCAGAGAGTGAAGAACTGGTCTACCATGAGAACAAGCCCTTCTCTTCCTCACCCGTTCTAGAGAGAAATAGACGCAGAGAAACCAGCCAGGAGGAACTTCCTGGCAATGTGGTGCGGCGGGCCAACAATCCCCTTGATATAGCTGTCATCAGGCTGGAAGAGCTGGAGAGCAACATTGAGCGAAG CAGTGAGGAAGCAGCTGCTCCGGGTATGAGGTTGTGGCATAAAGCGATCAGTGAGGTCCGCAGCTCTGCTCAGCTGTCGCTCTGCATTCAGCAGCTTCAGAAAACCATCACCTGGGAACGCTCCATCATGAAAGTG TACTGTCAGCTTTGTCAAAGAGGGGATAATGAAGAGCTGCTTTTACTGTGTGACGGCTGTGACAACGGCTGCCACACATACTGCCATAAACCCAGGATCACCACCGTACCTGACGGGAACTGGTACTGTCCTGCTTGTGTGGAAAAG CAGTCTGCCGTGTGCGCTGTCACTCTGGAAAGTGGTCAATCCCCCCGGAGCAGGAGGCACCAGAGTCGAACAGCTGGAGGAGGGAAGAAAGGCAGCGAGGTAAAACGAAATAGCAAGCCATCTGTGGTAGAAGAGCTCATCAGAGAGGAAGCTGCCAGCAGCAACGGTGTGCCAAAGAAAGGTACCAAGGAGTtcaagaagaggaaaggagatgaCAGTCCGCATGGCTCCCAGAGCGGGCATGAAAGCCCTGTCTCATGCgcaaaaaaagccaaaacagCCCAAGACGAGAAAGCATATGGGTTGGAGATGTGTCG AGAGCTGCTGTCTGAGCTTGAGAGCCATCTAGATGCGTGGCCCTTCCTCAAACCAGTCAACCATAAATCTGTCCCCGGATACAGGAAGGTCATCAAGAAGCCCATGGACTTCTCTACCATCAGAGAAAAGCTCACCAACAACCA GTACTTGAATTTGGAAGGCTTCATTGTGGACGTGAACCTTGTTTTCGAGAACTGTGAAAAGTTCAATGAAGATGATTCACAAATTGGACAGGCCGGCCACAGCATGAGGAGATTTTTTGACAAACGATGGACTGAACTGCTGCAGTAA